One genomic window of Sphingopyxis sp. OPL5 includes the following:
- the rsmA gene encoding 16S rRNA (adenine(1518)-N(6)/adenine(1519)-N(6))-dimethyltransferase RsmA yields the protein MTGRPLPSLPPLRETVRAHGLQASKALGQNFLFDEQLLDRIAALPGDLDGARVFEVGPGPGGLTRALLRAGAQVIAVERDDRCLPLLGELSEAFGGALTVIADDAMAIDADALAGGPYHIVANLPYNVGTALFTRWLEPAAWPPRWLSLTLMFQQEVAERIVAKVDTSAYGRLAVLAQWRSTPRIAMKVHRSAFTPPPKVMSAIVHVVPAEQPEGVKPKLLSQLTAQGFGQRRKMLRQSLKGMPGAIEALEVCGIEATRRAETVSVAEWVELARVLSR from the coding sequence GTGACCGGGCGGCCCCTCCCCAGCCTGCCGCCGCTGCGCGAGACGGTGCGCGCGCACGGGCTGCAGGCGAGCAAGGCGCTGGGGCAGAATTTCCTGTTCGACGAACAATTGCTCGACCGGATCGCGGCGCTGCCGGGCGATCTGGACGGCGCGCGCGTGTTCGAGGTCGGGCCGGGCCCCGGCGGGCTGACGCGCGCGCTGCTGCGCGCGGGCGCGCAGGTGATCGCGGTCGAGCGCGACGACCGCTGCCTGCCGCTGCTCGGCGAACTCAGCGAGGCGTTCGGCGGCGCGCTGACGGTGATCGCCGACGACGCGATGGCGATCGACGCCGATGCGCTCGCCGGCGGGCCGTATCATATCGTCGCCAACCTGCCCTATAATGTCGGCACCGCCTTGTTCACGCGCTGGCTGGAGCCCGCGGCATGGCCGCCCCGGTGGCTGTCGCTGACGCTGATGTTCCAGCAGGAGGTCGCCGAACGCATCGTCGCCAAGGTCGATACCTCGGCTTACGGCCGGCTCGCGGTGCTGGCGCAGTGGCGATCGACCCCGCGCATCGCGATGAAGGTCCACCGCTCGGCCTTCACCCCGCCGCCCAAGGTGATGTCGGCGATCGTCCATGTCGTGCCGGCCGAGCAGCCCGAAGGGGTCAAGCCGAAGCTGTTGTCGCAGTTGACCGCGCAGGGGTTCGGTCAGCGGCGCAAGATGCTGCGCCAGAGCCTCAAGGGCATGCCGGGCGCGATCGAGGCGCTCGAGGTGTGCGGGATCGAAGCGACGCGGCGCGCCGAGACGGTGAGCGTCGCGGAGTGGGTCGAACTGGCGCGGGTGCTCAGCCGCTAA
- the pdxA gene encoding 4-hydroxythreonine-4-phosphate dehydrogenase PdxA yields MSDSANPRPIAVTLGDPAGVGPEVAARAWAVRKDHDLPPFVAIGDIASIAAVWDGPVERVGDIAEAERLFDDALPVWHLEDSGPVVPGSPSKAGATCALHALETGIGLTRGQATGALVTGPVSKSQLYGIGYTHPGQTEFIAERCGVTATNAVMMLAGPRLRVVPLTVHVPLAEVPERLTSELIVAKGRIVARSLKRDFGIERPVIAVAGLNPHAGESGEMGDEELRIIRPAVEQLLADGIAIEGPLAADSLFAPHVRTRYDALLCCYHDQALAPFKALHFDDGVNLTLGLPIVRTSADHGTAFNIAGTGSADPGPTIAAIRMAAALTAMRERNCAPAA; encoded by the coding sequence ATGTCCGATTCCGCAAACCCGCGTCCGATCGCGGTCACCCTCGGTGACCCGGCCGGCGTCGGGCCCGAAGTCGCCGCCCGCGCCTGGGCGGTTCGCAAGGATCATGACCTGCCGCCCTTCGTGGCGATCGGCGATATCGCGTCGATCGCCGCGGTGTGGGACGGCCCGGTCGAACGCGTCGGCGATATCGCCGAAGCCGAACGGCTGTTCGACGACGCCCTGCCCGTCTGGCACCTCGAGGACAGCGGTCCGGTGGTGCCGGGATCGCCGAGCAAGGCAGGCGCGACCTGTGCTCTGCACGCGCTCGAAACCGGGATCGGGCTGACCCGCGGCCAGGCGACCGGTGCGCTCGTCACCGGGCCGGTGTCGAAGTCGCAGCTCTATGGCATCGGTTATACGCATCCCGGGCAGACCGAATTTATTGCCGAGCGCTGCGGCGTCACCGCGACCAACGCGGTGATGATGCTGGCGGGGCCGCGGCTGCGCGTCGTGCCGCTGACCGTGCATGTCCCGCTGGCCGAAGTGCCCGAGCGGCTGACCAGCGAGTTGATCGTTGCCAAGGGCCGGATCGTCGCGCGGTCGCTGAAGCGCGATTTCGGGATCGAGCGACCGGTGATCGCGGTCGCGGGGCTGAACCCGCATGCGGGCGAGAGCGGCGAGATGGGCGACGAGGAGCTACGAATCATCCGTCCCGCGGTCGAGCAATTGCTGGCCGACGGGATCGCGATCGAGGGGCCGCTCGCCGCCGACAGCCTGTTCGCGCCGCACGTCCGCACGCGCTACGATGCGTTGCTCTGCTGCTATCACGACCAGGCGCTGGCGCCGTTCAAGGCGCTGCATTTCGATGACGGCGTCAATCTGACGCTCGGGCTGCCGATCGTCCGCACGTCGGCCGACCACGGCACGGCGTTCAACATCGCGGGCACCGGCAGCGCCGATCCGGGCCCGACGATCGCGGCGATCCGCATGGCGGCCGCGCTGACCGCGATGCGCGAACGCAATTGCGCCCCCGCGGCGTGA